In the Silene latifolia isolate original U9 population chromosome 1, ASM4854445v1, whole genome shotgun sequence genome, TGTATATAAGGTTGATATTTTATATAATCGGCCCATTTCGTAAATGATCGATAACCCAATGTCGTAGTAGTTTTAATGTATTGTTTAGTAATTTACGAAACTATGCCTTATTATTATGGTAAGGGGATAGGAGATGTGTTGTTGGGTTTATATTATTTTTTAATGTGAACCGTGTGTTCAAATATGTTATTAATAAACATTACATAAGTTTATTTTATCAAAGTAGATATGTTGTCTGGCAATGTAAATGTGTGTATATCAATATTAGCATATTCGATGTGTAAATTTTCTTTCATATAATTTATCGGTCAATTTATGTTTGATGATTATAGTTGATTCGAGCCAACAAACAAGACAGGTTTAAAACTATTATCaatataaaagaaataaaatataaaatatccatgtattattattattatttttttatattaAATATATCAATGTTCCTAaaaacatacccgtgcaattttgcacgggttaaaAACGAGTTGTTTTATATAGGAAATTGATATATTTAAAACCGGGTGTCCTAAATCCACTAATTagcctatcaaattaacaatttataaactaAACTAGACTCTAGACTACTCTAATTAATAAAGTAGTATATtgcaagtaagggtcgattcCAATAAAAGGACATTAAAACTAAAGACTTGAattttaaactaattaaataattACTACTTAATGAACTAATGACAATTAAAACTCAACAAGTAATCTAATCACAAACTGAGTATTCACAAAGAACAACAATGATTGACATAAAGAGAAGTTTTTCATGTGAAACAATGAGGAAATAAGATTAAAGGCATGGACTTTATCAAAGAAGCAATTCAACAAACACTTAATGTTCAAGAAGTCAAATGGAGAAGAGACTTTGTGTAACCTCTCCTTAGCAACCAACAAATGGCAAGTTAGGCTCTTTTTACTCTTCCTATATTACCAACCTACTACCACCATATCAAGATAGTGACACACATAAATGAAACCATCCATATGCATCCATCAAATTCAACCAACAACTCAATACCATAAGAGGCGACTAAACATGAGCAAGAAGATTTTTCACCAAGATACTTAGGCTAGGATCAATTCTAATAAGATGAACCCATATAAATAAGAAAAGACACAAACTTTCCTACCTATTATGTGAATCCTTTAACCAAAATCAACACACAACAAATTTGCTTCAACAATCCTAGATAGATGAACCCATTTCTTTAAGATTTGCAATAGTCAAATAAACAAAATGTAAGGGCAGCTAAGCCAAACATTCATTCACTTAACATAAGAAAGATAAGCACAAGGAAAGAGTAATTGATTACTTAGAAGAGattaaagagtcttacaataccaaagttgaaagttttgaaagaaattACACCAAGAAATAAGAACTTAGCCAACCATAGTCATCTTACAATCCAagtttttgtggaaagattacaaTGAATATGGAAAGATTAAATTTTTATTACTACAAGATTAAGGTAATGCATAAGATGGATGAGTCATCAAAAGTTTCAGGCTTATGGCTTATATAGTGCTGCACTTCTCCCTAGGTTAAACACGGAATTGGGTAGAAGACGTGGCAGCTACAGAGACCGCAGGCTGCGGTGGTGGCAGCTTGCGGTGGAGGTCTGATTGTGAGCTTTCATTTTTGCCTTCCTTTCTTCTATCCTTCATAGCTTGCGGTTCTCCTAGGTCGTGGTTCACTTCCTCTCTTGGCTTGGCTTGAGGGGCCATGGTTTGACCCGGCTTGGCTTGATTTCACCAACATTACGTACCATGAATCAAACACAAGAAGCATCAAACCAAAGAGTAAACTACTAAGAAGCATAATCCACACAAGACCCGAAACTTGCTTTATTTCTGCTTAAACTACTCTGTATGACTACTTTATTTGATTAAGAACGCCTAGTTGACACGACATAAAATGACACTGACAAATCTATGTAACTATGCACAGGCTATGCATGGGTTTAAAACCTATAGAACGAGTAAATGCAAAGGGAAACAAACAACTGACACGAGGATACGATAATTTCAATCACAAGTTCTCACttttagacggacactatccgtctaaagctgtagacggatagtgtccctctcacaaaatggATACCCCCACTCGCATTTTGTGAGAGAGCCACTATCCGTCTACAACTGTAGATGAATAGTGTCCGTTTACAATTAGACGGAAAATTCAACCCGGACCAGTAACTTACTACTTATAGGGTGTTTGGTTGAGGGGTATgcaatggaatggaatggatatTACCCATTCAAGATTACCCATTCAAGTGTTTGGTTGACCAATTTTGGAATGAATTTAGAAACCCAAGGGATTCTCAATCCaacccaaccccttggaatcccatacttTACTCATCCCCCAAGTTTCTAAATCCAATCCCCCCTAGATACAAAACCTAAAGTtaagaaagaaggaaaaaaaaacccaaattgcTGTTGTTCTACTCTACAGTAAGTCTTCATCTTCTACTTTCACCATATTTTTTTGCTTTTATAAAACTATAATATGCTCTATATTCATGAAATTTTATCGTACTTCTTTTCGATTCGTATTTATATATGAACTTTGTTTTTGAATACGAATCCACGCTATTcatgctgttttttttttttttctagagAACTTGTTTTTTAATAAGAATTCACACTACTTCCGTCTTTAGTGTAGATTGTGATGTGTATGTGTCAAATCAGATTGTTTAAGCCTCTTCATTCATAAAAAAATACATATTGGTTTTAGAGGACAATGCTAGTAATGATAATATAGTACGACGCCTTTTATGCAAGGGCAATTAATAGTTACAAGTTTGTCAATTGGTCTCCTTAAGACGGGTATATCCGCCCGTCTTAACAGTAAAACGGATTAAATACTACTCCCCTTTGTTTAGATAAGAAAATTGGCATCTAATCCCAGTGATCTCTCTCTTTTTTACCAGATTCCTGATGAAGCATGGAAAAGAGAGTTTATTATGAACCTCATTCATCCGCTCTTGTCTCGAGATGTGAACGTTTAATATGTTTGATTTTTAGACTCATCAGTATTTTTTCATGAAACATTTTCCATGAGTTTTTTGTTTAAGAATATTTTTATTTTGGACGCTTAATATTAATATGAATAATTTGGATTGTTCATTGGCTAATAttttttgttatttaatttatgttatagTAAGTTCTAGTTAATGGAAAAAAAATGTGGAActctttttataatttaaaaaacAGCCTATTATGAAGAGAGAAAAAATTGGATATTGAAGCCATTCCAAATGTGAACCAAACACCATGTATGGCATATACAATCCATTACAAATCAAACCAAACAAGTGTTAAAAGTATGAGGTTCTAATTCCATTCCTTCCTGAATTCTCATctcaatccattccattccaagattttgaaccaaacaaccccttagaAAATTCAACCTGAACTAATAGCAGCCGTTGATTTTATTTAGCCTTGGTTGAACAGTTGGACAGTTGAACCGATTAACACATTGGCAATTTGGCACAACCCTGATAATTTGATCATTGATACCACACCCATTTTACTGACGAAAAAATGACAAAAAGCAGCTTTGGCAATGTTGGTTTGATCATTGACACTGGAAATCCATTATTGGATCATACAGTTGATGGCTTCGTTAAGATTAGCGTTGTATGCCTTACTTCCCTCTTTTTCATACTTCATTCTATAGATTTTCTGTCATTTCTTTCTTTCTATCAATTAAAGTTGACATTTTTACCTATTCTGTAATCTGGtcttgtttttatgttttatatagGTTGCTGCAGCCAGAGCTGGTGCTGAAGATGTATATTTCATGGCTAAACGAGGTTCCCATTTTATATTATTGCTCATTTTTGTAAGGTTTTAGCATTCATGTGTTTTTTTCCCCTCTTCAATAGTATATGGGGGTTTTTATATTTTTGCTTAATTAGATTCGTGCCTAAACGGTTTCGAATTATGACTCAAGTTAGCctaccccaaatcattttgggactaccgctttttgttgtttttggggATTCTAAAGTGAGAGATTTGGGATTTTAACATGTTATTTTGGCTGGTGGATTAGTGGAAATCTTCCAAAGTATTGACATTTCAGCTTATTATTACTACTTTTTACTGAGATTTCTGAAATCTTTGATGATTTCAGCTTATTATTATGAGTTTCTTAGAAATGTCGTCAGATAAATCTGCCAAGTGATAACcacattttaattttgttttgtctTTTGGTGCAGGAAGTGTTTCAAGCAGTGGTGTTAAGCAATCGGTAACTTCGATATCCCTTCCTAAAGTAGTTAGGCATTTGCGACTTTAGTGATGATGTATTTGTGAGTGTTTGGTGTTGCCAATAGGGAGATTAAATCCAAATATGGAACGCTTTTTGTGTTTCTTACTTGCTTGAGTGATTGTGTTGACTTGGCGTGTGTGTACCTTGAATGTATAAAGTTTTAAATGGTCTAGATCTCATGGTATTGGGACTTAAGTACTTAACTACTTCTCGTTTCCTTGCATTGGCAAATGCATTCTAGTGGTTTTATCTTTTGACAGTGTAGCCAGTAAGTGATCATGCCTTGTTCAATGAGAACCTTTTGGTAATATGACCCGTTTTTTGTATTTTCAGTTGAAAAAGATGTGCAGTGAAGGAGCTTACTGGGGTAAGTGTACAAACTCTAATAACTGCAGCACAGTGCTCAGTGCATAGTCTTTAGTTGCTGTAGTGCTAGTGTCAAGTGTTTTAGGTTTCACGGACATGCTATATTGTTTAAACTGTATTATGCAGGAGCCATTGCTGGTGCTTATGTTGGTATGGAGTACGGGGTGGCCAAAATAAGTGGTACCCATGACTATGTAAGTGCTTTTATCCATTACACATCAGTAGTATTTAAAACCTTAGTATTGTGCACGTCTTTGGTTTAATGTAGTAAGTCACTCATTGTCATTTGTCGCTGCAACTTGCAGATCGTCTATGCGTGAAATGTGATATTCTGTCCCATTATTAtcttcttgtttttttttcccCGAGTTGTTACACTGATCTTCTTGCTTTCCTTTTTCAGTTTTAATATATCTCCTCTACGTCTGAAAAACTGAGTTCTACTTTATATTGATTTGTGACAAAATTCATTGAGCCGTTGCAACAATCTGTATGGAAACTGAAACCATACCTTTTCTGGTAATTTGCCTCTGTGTATGCTGTGCCCGTGATTCTTATATAATGTCCATCAGATAATACAGTTTTCATTTTCCGTGTCTCAGCACAAGTTTCTTTGTGAGTCACCCAGTCACAACCTCTTTGTGCTGAATTAACTTTGGGGATAAATTTGCTTACATCTAACCGTCCTCATCTGTCGTAGACGATTAGGCAATCTGTAAGTTATTGTGGTAATGTGTTGTTGTCCTTGCTTATGAGCTAAAAAGGTTTAATTCTATATCTAATTGTCTATATCTTACATGTTGGAAAATAAGGACTTACCTTAATGCGGAAGCGATCGAATCGTTATGTTCGCTAACTGCCCACTACCGTATATTGTACCTCCGGCGGCTACTAGAGTCCCTTTATATTTCCACGCCCCAAATTCCAAGTCACATAGATGGTAGACTAACTAAGAGATTTGTGAGTAACTTGTGTTACCTGTTGTATTGATTAAGTAGTATTCACCAAATGCCTAATTGGTGAATATATAACCTCACATAGAGGTATTTAGTGTGGAGAATTAATATACCCATTAATACACAATTTATTAAGGGGATTAATGGGAGAGAATTGGTAACAACCAATTTATGGTGGCCGTAACATAACTTGTAAAATTCAATACTCCCACTCGGCCACACAACCGAGTTAATACTCCCACTTGGCCACTAATCCAAGAAAATACTACACTTGGTCACAAAGCCAAGATAAGTTTTCTACTCTATCACAAAGATAGATAATTACACTTTCTTGGTACACAACCAAGTTTATGACAACACAACTCCAACATAAACAGTCTCTTAAGTTTCATACGGAAAATGGGGGGTGCGACCATAAAGTAACAAAGTAGCGTTATATTAAGTTACCATCAAACTAACATAACACTTTTACATTATCAACGCCCTAAATCATTCAAAAATCACCGTTAGCATACACACTCCCTATATGCTATCATAATcatttagttatatacacaaTATGACCCCTAGCCACGAAATTATGGTGAAGTTGAATTGATCATTCCTTAGACACTAATAATAATCCATCTCAACTTAACTGCTTTCCTAACATGATCCATTGAACCTTAATCTTTTAGGTCCTTAGTATTCATATTAAAGTAGCAACATCAAGAATTAACTTCATATCATAGCTCCAAGTCAAAGGGCATCGAACAAAGTTGGACAACATAGTCCATTGGATCACACTCTGACAAAGTAGGGAATCATCTGTCACTCCTAACGGTCGACTTACTAACACACAATATATGTGTCACAACATAACTCCCATACACAATCTCCAATCTCCAATCTCCAATCTCCAATCTCCAATCTCCAATCTCCAATCTCCAATCTGACACTTGTAATTCGGTTCAAAGCTTTAGTACGAAAACAGGGTGTCTTCTCATACTTCGACTACAAAAGTCTCATCTTAGACCTACCTACTAAGGCGGCTATATAACAAGTCAATATCTTTTGCATACAACTAGTGTACAAAGATAATCTCAACACTTACCAAGTGTTAACGTAACTCAGTCTCATCTTGCCCACTACACAAGTGATTAGGCAATCTAAAAGTTTGGTAATATCTTATGTGCCTTATTATGCAACAAATGCATATGAACCATTTCTGAAAGATACAAAATCTTTTATCCAAAAAAAGTCCATCATTAAACACATCCATACTCAACAAGATTAAAACTTTAGTTGACTCTTTCGCACAATTAGCTCAAAACATGAACTAATTAagaacacatcttataaaataatGCGCCAACCATCTTGTTAGTTAATATTACTTGATGACAACTCTTAGTCCCACACAAGAACTAATTTACTCTTACCACAAAGGTAAAAGTGAAAATCATTTGATAACATATCATTGTACGTGTAGAGGATTGATTAGGTAACAAATACTTACCAATCACAAATTGACGTTCAACCATGTACTAAACAAGGTACACATCAAAATGCCAACTACACCCGAATAAGAAACAATACTTAATTGTTTCTTACTTTTGAGCATAGGTTTAGACAtaaaaactttattttttttctaaataCCAATATGTCACCCATTAACAAAGAGAAACTTATTCTCTTATATAATTTTGACATAACCAAAATTATTTTACCCTATGTTACTCAGACACGGGAGAGGGGTATCGTATCCGATACGTATCGGTGTATCGGATACGCGATTGTGAAAATTTAATAATTCGGGGATACGGTCAAACACAAGTATCTTGACCAATTTTACAATACGGATACGACACCGCATCTCTAAATATTAAAGGAGATTTAATgccacgttttttttttttttcaaaaatccttCGAGAGGGAGTAACTTCTGAGTAGTGCAATAGAGACAAGTGTATGGCAAATAGGCGTAAGCAAGTTTAAATCAGAAAGTCAAAGAAAGAGAAAAGTAGAATTTTAAAATATCATTGGTAAAAGACCAAAACGCCCCCTTTAAATGAAAACCCCTAATTATTTGAGAGCCGCAATAGTTCACAAGTCACAACTTTTACAGTATCTCTCCTTCCATTTATGCGCCTCCACTCTTTCTCTTCGCCGGCGACTGTCCTCTACCTCAGGCGAAGTCCGACGATGTTATCTAGGATTGGATGATTATTTCTGAGAAAAGCAACAACCCAGGTAAGAGTGTCACATCATCTTCAATACAGTACCGGTGTCGTGTCCTTTTCCGGCGTACGTGGCACTTATCACGTGTTGTATTATGTATCGTATCGTATCGACACGTGATACGCCGGTGAGGTGCCGTGTCGGAGTATCTCTGATTTTACCATTCCAATTAAATCATCACACAAATGATTTATGAAATTTGAAATAAATATAGATCATTCAACATATGAATAAGCTTGAAGTACACAAATATCTATCATATTAATCATTTGAGACAAACTCAGATGAACAATCTATGCATATAGGCTTTTCTCGAGCAACTTAATACAAGAAAAtagtctttacatccatttgaaaacaaaattcAAATAGATAATCAAAGCTTAGAAGAAATGGGAACAAATCCAAACATTTGAGAACATATCTCAAAATAGTCTTAAACCTTATTGCCATAACCGTATCATTCATTGTCACAATGTCTATCTACTCTCATAATAACAATccatcccccttatactaaaagaataagacttctcaaaaattttcacgcctaaatgaatttggctataattgggcttttattatatcatatttgtaattgggcttttattatatcatatctgtaattggacttttattatatcatatctgttattgagctttcattatattatatttacatCTGGATTATACTGAACTTTCCCTattaaatttcaaattgagttaaCTATCAgttttatcattattattttctttaatgtttctatctaaaataccgcgcattcgcgcgggatctatactattTCTTTATTACTTGCGAAAAAACTCCTTTACTAAAAGTGATATCTCCCACTTACTAAAAGTGGTTCAAAAAACGAATAGAAGGAGCAACTCCCACTATCCTCCATAATGAGCAAAACACTTGACACACAAGTTAATATTTGCTCATTAGTAAACAAACTCTCATCTTTACCTTGGATCAAGGAACTACTCCCACTATCCAAAACATAGAGAGAAGTTAAAACTATTTTTGGTGTCTCAACGGGGTTCACAAAAAGTTCTCCCACTCACCAATAGATAGTTCTGTATTATAACGAATACAATACATAAGTCTACTAGCCTTCGCCAACACTTAGAAACATATCCAAGTGAATAAATATTCTGGATCTCGTAAACACAAAGTTTGACAAATGTTAAGGTATGAATGATCAATCTATTACCTAAAACTTATTTAGAACGAGCAAAATTTCATTAAAACATATTTAAGGAATCCTCGTCTAAACCTAAGGAAGGAGAACTTATTGGTCAGCGTTAGACTTCACTTAACCATGTCAAGTGATGTAGaactagtttagaccccgtgcaTAAATGCACGATATTTaaagtttaatattttttttataaaattactTATATAATATTGGTATCTTAAAGTTGTTTACATTtctcatcattgtattttgttttgataaataaaagttataactgaaaattagttaagaaaattgagtaatgagttaaaatgtattttaatgaaaataattttataGCATAAAGCTAAtgagtttcaatttttttttgtcatgaaagtaataacaacaattTCTAGTTTTGGTTTTATACGGAATATGAGTTAACtaacttgtcatctaataatagCATCAGtaaaagatttagcaatttattgttttatatcaattttattttattttaattaaaatattataacttagagtttagtgaaaataatataatttgatgaaaacattaattttaatgaaaatataatagacgaattaaattgtaattgttaatttccttatttagtgaatgaacataattatctttagtttccttttttgagaatatgcattttggcgggaaaatgagagagatcacctattcatttagtaaataggggattcctCAACTAAAACAATCGCTTGTCTTATCAATTAGGAATTGTAAGATCTACGCACATATTTTTCCTCATTTACACTTTGAACATATCAAAGAGTTATTCAAAACCAACATATTTACTAAGAGTTCTGTCTCTAAGTTCAAAGACGGGTTTTCACTTTTATCATAAACTGCTTCAACATATCACACTTTATAAAATGACAAAATAATGGATACAAAACCCATTGTGTGAATCATCTCAAAAGAAGAGGAAAAATAATGGTCTCATGATGCTCCTTAACATTTAACTACccacaattaaaaataaaaatagattgAAATATAAAAGTTAGAGACAATGAATATACATGTAAATGTAATCAAAGAGATGAATCAAATTAAAAAATAACACGGTGAACTTATATATGATGACCAAACACATAGCCATAACGAACTATTAACAAGAGGTTTAATAAGTAGAATCCGTAATTTCCAATAAACCAATTATTGAAAAATAACCACGCACTCCAAGTGCGTAGAGACTTAACAAATCAAAGTAGCACAAAGCCTCTTTGAATTATCCATCGACAAACAATGGATTAAACAACGAGTTATAAAAAATTCTCGCTCCGTTTCTAAATTCACAAACGACAAGAATTAGCGGCAGATGCAAGAAACAAACATATAACTTGAATTGATGGAGAAGGATGTCATTTGGCTCGAACCTAACATGAACCAAATTTATAGTATCTCCATGCTATTCTCTTGCCGACACTAAGTCTGACATATTAAACAATACCATATATTTGTACTCATAGTAAGAAAAAACTTAAAACCATTAACAATCATATCGAGGGACATTAGCGCCAAAAGGCACCCTTTTCCCGTCTCGATAAATTTTGAGACTTTTACTAAGGATTGAGCGTGTTGACTATGACCCATTAAGAGTTTTCTATTTTTTCTAATCCCAGAATCGGATGGCAAACAAATCGCCATGGAAAAAATAAATCCTCAAATACTCCGGGTCAAGACACATAATCTTgtaccctacgtcaaaacgaatCTGACTTGCACATTAGTCTCACGCTACACAAGCGGTAAGACATGTCTCAAAACTAGTTAATAGGTTTACATACAAAATAACACAATTTTACATGCATAAAGTTTACTATATTTGAACAAATACCGGTAAAGAAAAACAAATTCTCACTATCCTACTCATTAGAAAGATATTTAACCTCGATCATATAATAATGATCACAATTTCTcaaattgtgattttaataagctTATCAGTCTAGTGATCAAAGTTCTAACCGCTTCACTACGGTGAACAAATCACCAAAAACACTTGTTGTCATACATAAGTATATGGATTAAGGCACAGTTCCaaattaaattatcaaaattcCTTCATTTATATTGTTCGTTCAAAAATTTCGTTAAGCTCATAATCATCACAAACGCCATAAACGAGAAATTTcaacaatttaattaactcttaagaATAAATGATACAAAATCATTAATCTTTaataaacaactaaacaaattaGTCATTCACCCTTACAAATACCGCTAAACAAATTAGCATGTATAATAATATCACTTTGATATTAGACAAACACTATGCAAAACAAATTTGCATATcgttaaaataaaaaaaacttgaTCGTAACACATATGATAGTTTTAATGAGTTATTGATACACAACTAGTATGTATTCAATTCTTTCTCATCTCTCATGTAAAAACTAATTTTACATGTATCTTATTATATATCACTAAGATATAACGGAATCTTTTATGTAAAACGAATTTACATGTACAAGTATATCACGAAGATATAAATCCTTTCATAAAACAAATTTACGATTACTATTATATCACAAAGATACAAGTCTTCTATTATAAGTTATAAAGTCTCATGAACAACAAATGTCAAtaagaatttttttttatgtaatacaaaattacacaattttcacaagataaaataaacgaaacagaTTCGTAAATTCTAACTCTATCTTGCAAAACACAATATACAAATAATTATGAGTAGCTTATACTAAATCGAACTCATAGTCGAACATTAGCATTTCTCATACCCATAAATTTACTAGTCAAAATGCTGAAAATTTGTCGCTAAGACATCTAAAGTTTACATACAAGGAGAAACTTTACGTAAATTATAAAATATCACTAAGATATTTATCATTTACacgtaaaataaattttatgaaaCATATTCATAAAATACTATGATATAAtttaaacaacaacaacatcagagccttaatcccaaaatgatttggggccggctgacatgaatcatcctttagaaccgccTATGGGTGAACACACACACCTCAAAAAGCGAATAGAagagggaaaatgaaaaacaaaagggagagcgaaaaatgtaatggaaagtcaaggtaaacttacaggtttcaaaatcgaattccgtatttcttttataaaaacttaaaatttaaatagagagaaaagattaaaacgattttgaaaaccgaaatagaattaaggatccggaatgccttaaatgtaaaccaagtaaaatatactCCATCctattctccattttcttcactctttcctaaaacggattattcaggttttcttaccctttccttttttggaaacttttaatcttattttatttattcctctctcctatcaccaaaccccacccaactcacaattccttatttaattcctaattattaatttttctctcttattaccaaactccacccaactcacaattccttattttattcccctccttaattcttgtgcctccaacaaaggggaagaatatggagaataggagggagtataagaaagtggttggtaaaaaagtgtaataaaggagagaagaacaaataatttaatttttaaattaaataaaaacactaaatatgtcaaaaaaaaaaaaagctacaaaaaatccacatgtatcatttcccttccttgtgccctctccgtcaccatactctcctcaagcctcAGAAATCTCATATcttgctctatcactctcaagtctcaaccatgtctgtctcggtcttcctctacctctagggaccttttatGTTCTCCAaatctccagcctcctaactggtgcgtgcataggtctccttctcacatgtccaaaccatcttagtcggttttccatcatcttgtcctctattggcgccacttttaccttttccctaatcacctcattccttagtcgatctttccttgtatgtccgcacatccatctcaacatacgcatctccgccacacttatcttttgaatgtgacaatgtttcacggcccaacactcggaaccgtagagtaaggcaggcctaattgccgtgcgataaaattttccctttaatctttagGGCATATCTCTATCGcataaaaacccaaaaacccaaaaaccctgaagcgctcttccatttcaaccatcccgctttaattctgtgagccacatctccgtctaactccccatcgttttgaataatagatcctagatatctgaagaaatctgacccatcaacaacattcccatcgaaaataatactccccgcctccgtcgatctcaaccccgccactttagtgaactgacacctcaaatactcagtcttactcctgcttAGCCTAAACCCACagg is a window encoding:
- the LOC141607621 gene encoding outer envelope pore protein 16, chloroplastic-like, with amino-acid sequence MTKSSFGNVGLIIDTGNPLLDHTVDGFVKISVVAAARAGAEDVYFMAKRGSVSSSGVKQSLKKMCSEGAYWGAIAGAYVGMEYGVAKISGTHDYKNAMISGALTGALVSAVSKGNAEKIFLTALTGGAIATAIGVINYLK